A DNA window from Macadamia integrifolia cultivar HAES 741 chromosome 4, SCU_Mint_v3, whole genome shotgun sequence contains the following coding sequences:
- the LOC122077052 gene encoding serine/threonine-protein kinase STY13-like isoform X3: MVEGPKFTGIICNDNSPNNFYDFTQGFYEKLGEGSNMSIDSIGSLPTSNGGGSVSMSVDNSSVGSNDSHTHILNHPGLRPVNNNYSVGHSVLRPGRVSHALSDDALAQALMDSRHPTEGLANYDEWTIDLRKLNMGTAFAQGAFGKLYKGTYNGEDVAIKILERPENNVERAQLMEQQFQQEVMMLATLKHSNIVRFIGACRKPMVWCIVTEYAKGGSVRQFLMRRQNRSVPLKLAVKQALDVARGMAYVHGLGFIHRDLKSDNLLIFTDKSIKIADFGVARIEVQTEGMTPETGTYRWMAPVRG, translated from the exons ATGGTGGAGGGTCCAAAATTCACCGGAATTATATGCAATGACAACAGTCCGAACAATTTCTATGATTTTACTCAAGGGTTTTATGAGAAACTTGGTGAGGGTTCCAACATGTCAATCGACAGTATTGGGAGTTTGCCGACGAGTAATGGTGGGGGTTCAGTCTCGATGTCTGTGGACAACAGCAGCGTCGGATCAAACGATTCCCACACTCATATATTAAATCATCCTGGTCTGCGTCCTGTCAATAACAATTACTCTGTAGGTCACAGTGTTCTTCGTCCGGGGAGGGTTTCCCATGCGCTGAGTGATGATGCACTGGCACAAGCCTTGATGGATAGCAGGCACCCCACGGAAGGGCTGGCGAATTATGATGAGTGGACAATCGATTTGAGGAAGCTTAACATGGGGACTGCTTTTGCACAGGGAGCTTTTGGGAAGCTATATAAAGGGACATACAATGGTGAAGATGTTGCGATCAAGATATTGGAAAGGCCGGAGAACAATGTAGAGAGGGCACAGTTGATGGAACAGCAGTTCCAGCAGGAAGTCATGATGTTGGCCACCCTTAAACACTCCAACATAGTCAGGTTCATTGGGGCATGTCGAAAACCCATGGTTTGGTGCATTGTGACAGAGTATGCAAAAGGAGGATCAGTCCGGCAGTTCTTGATGAGGAGGCAGAATCGATCAGTGCCATTGAAGCTGGCCGTGAAGCAGGCCTTGGATGTTGCGAGAGGAATGGCATATGTGCATGGGCTGGGCTTCATTCACAGAGATCTGAAGTCAGATAACCTGTTGATTTTTACAGACAAGTCCATCAAAATTGCAGATTTTGGTGTGGCACGTATTGAGGTACAGACTGAGGGGATGACCCCAGAGACCGGAACTTACCGATGGATGGCTCC GGTACGAGGCTAG
- the LOC122077052 gene encoding serine/threonine-protein kinase STY13-like isoform X2: protein MVEGPKFTGIICNDNSPNNFYDFTQGFYEKLGEGSNMSIDSIGSLPTSNGGGSVSMSVDNSSVGSNDSHTHILNHPGLRPVNNNYSVGHSVLRPGRVSHALSDDALAQALMDSRHPTEGLANYDEWTIDLRKLNMGTAFAQGAFGKLYKGTYNGEDVAIKILERPENNVERAQLMEQQFQQEVMMLATLKHSNIVRFIGACRKPMVWCIVTEYAKGGSVRQFLMRRQNRSVPLKLAVKQALDVARGMAYVHGLGFIHRDLKSDNLLIFTDKSIKIADFGVARIEVQTEGMTPETGTYRWMAPQLAPFQ, encoded by the exons ATGGTGGAGGGTCCAAAATTCACCGGAATTATATGCAATGACAACAGTCCGAACAATTTCTATGATTTTACTCAAGGGTTTTATGAGAAACTTGGTGAGGGTTCCAACATGTCAATCGACAGTATTGGGAGTTTGCCGACGAGTAATGGTGGGGGTTCAGTCTCGATGTCTGTGGACAACAGCAGCGTCGGATCAAACGATTCCCACACTCATATATTAAATCATCCTGGTCTGCGTCCTGTCAATAACAATTACTCTGTAGGTCACAGTGTTCTTCGTCCGGGGAGGGTTTCCCATGCGCTGAGTGATGATGCACTGGCACAAGCCTTGATGGATAGCAGGCACCCCACGGAAGGGCTGGCGAATTATGATGAGTGGACAATCGATTTGAGGAAGCTTAACATGGGGACTGCTTTTGCACAGGGAGCTTTTGGGAAGCTATATAAAGGGACATACAATGGTGAAGATGTTGCGATCAAGATATTGGAAAGGCCGGAGAACAATGTAGAGAGGGCACAGTTGATGGAACAGCAGTTCCAGCAGGAAGTCATGATGTTGGCCACCCTTAAACACTCCAACATAGTCAGGTTCATTGGGGCATGTCGAAAACCCATGGTTTGGTGCATTGTGACAGAGTATGCAAAAGGAGGATCAGTCCGGCAGTTCTTGATGAGGAGGCAGAATCGATCAGTGCCATTGAAGCTGGCCGTGAAGCAGGCCTTGGATGTTGCGAGAGGAATGGCATATGTGCATGGGCTGGGCTTCATTCACAGAGATCTGAAGTCAGATAACCTGTTGATTTTTACAGACAAGTCCATCAAAATTGCAGATTTTGGTGTGGCACGTATTGAGGTACAGACTGAGGGGATGACCCCAGAGACCGGAACTTACCGATGGATGGCTCC ACAGCTGGCTCCTTTTCAATAG